A stretch of Gopherus evgoodei ecotype Sinaloan lineage chromosome 12, rGopEvg1_v1.p, whole genome shotgun sequence DNA encodes these proteins:
- the LOC115660415 gene encoding extracellular calcium-sensing receptor-like: MGRPTKLQTSLYLIVLGILPALQCTVCFLWLLLDSPGVRRSYPRKADYLIIECFSETGISFSVSTRYLCVLAFCCLSAAIKTHSLPKIFSDSQGISLMMVTFFAVWLSVMPALESRKEQIVDMMAVVSILLSSYSGLAFLFFQRCYVMLFRPHHNATEWIKKTTYAYCRKVASKANLSIQLEPSTATMDMFA, translated from the coding sequence ATGGGAAGACCGACAAAGCTGCAGACCAGCCTGTATCTGATTGTTCTTGGCATCCTCCCCGCTCTGCAGTGCACTGTCTGCTTTCTGTGGCTCCTCCTTgactctcctggagtcaggcgtTCGTATCCCAGGAAGGCAGACTATCTGATCATTGAGTGCTTCAGCGAAACAGGCATCAGCTTCTCCGTCAGCACCAGGTATCTCTGTGTCCTGGCCTTCTGCTGCCTCTCAGCTGCCATCAAAACCCACTCCCTGCCTAAGATTTTCAGCGACTCCCAGGGCATTTCCTTAATGATGGTGACTTTCTTTGCTGTCTGGCTCTCCGTGATGCCAGCTCTGGAGTCGAGAAAGGAGCAAATAGTTGATATGATGGCTGTCGTGTCTATCCTGCTGTCTTCCTACAGCGGCCTGGCCTTTCTGTTTTTCCAGAGATGCTACGTTATGTTATTCAGACCCCATCACAATGCTACAGAGTGGATCAAGAAAACCACGTACGCGTACTGCCGAAAGGTTGCTAGCAAAGCCAATCTGAGCatccagctggagcccagcaccgCCACCATGGACATGTTCGCCTAA